A genome region from Schlesneria paludicola DSM 18645 includes the following:
- a CDS encoding response regulator, translating to MNDIRIMLADDHIVVRKGLVAMLNEAGGMKVIAEAANGDEAVSLFREHHPDLLLLDLRMPRRDGVEVVAAIREEFLTARIIILTTFDTDEDIYRALRAGAKGFLLKDATFSEIIESIRAVHAGKTCIPALIAAKLAERAAAPELTPRELDVLRLVVQGKSNRDASLTLYVTEETVKSHIKNILAKMGVSDRTSAATMALKRGLVRLD from the coding sequence TTGAATGACATCCGAATCATGCTCGCCGACGACCATATCGTCGTCAGAAAGGGACTGGTCGCCATGCTGAATGAAGCTGGCGGCATGAAAGTGATCGCTGAAGCGGCAAATGGTGACGAGGCTGTCAGTCTTTTTCGCGAGCACCATCCCGATTTGTTGCTACTCGATCTGCGAATGCCCCGGCGGGATGGAGTCGAGGTCGTCGCGGCCATTCGCGAAGAATTCTTGACGGCACGGATTATCATTCTGACCACGTTCGACACCGACGAAGATATTTATCGTGCGCTGCGTGCTGGGGCCAAAGGATTCCTGCTGAAGGACGCCACATTCAGCGAAATCATTGAGAGCATTCGTGCGGTCCATGCAGGCAAAACTTGTATCCCCGCGCTGATTGCGGCCAAGCTGGCGGAACGGGCCGCGGCCCCAGAACTGACTCCGAGAGAGCTCGATGTCCTGCGGCTCGTTGTGCAGGGTAAGTCGAACCGCGACGCGTCGCTCACCCTCTATGTCACTGAAGAGACCGTGAAAAGCCATATCAAGAATATTCTTGCGAAAATGGGCGTCAGTGATCGTACATCGGCCGCAACCATGGCCCTGAAACGCGGGCTCGTTCGGCTGGACTGA
- a CDS encoding DUF1552 domain-containing protein translates to MNWGQQRIDRRTVLRGAGVAMGLPWFESLSSWASDNPAAARSEQLPKRFAALFMGNGINSKHWWATGTGVDMELSQSLQPLEPLKGKLNVIHGLFNKQATGVGIHPGQTGNILSGAALQKGSVLKGGISLDQVLANHWAEQSPQASLVLGCEQPITGYHETNFSMAYSSHISWQDANSPVPMEVYPSLAFDSLFDNHGSRRTQSILDRVQEHARQIKRQVSHRDQTKLDEYLTSVREVEKQIERTRKTKDDADERARNRGRLAALMKRPDNGLPEDIRDHMRLMCDIVALAFQTDKTRVASVLLCRDLSGLFYPFLDVRAAHHPASHDDLSDAYERVSRYYVSQMAYLASRLDAMPEGNGTVLDNTCLMFISNMWSGSQHDSTKVPLLLAGGLGGTLKTGRVLDYAASGDDNRKLCSLYLALMNRMGVNQTEFGDADRQLEHL, encoded by the coding sequence ATGAACTGGGGACAACAGCGAATTGACCGACGGACGGTCCTGCGCGGAGCTGGCGTCGCGATGGGGTTGCCATGGTTCGAATCATTATCGAGCTGGGCCAGTGACAATCCTGCAGCAGCCAGATCTGAACAACTGCCGAAGCGTTTCGCAGCGCTCTTCATGGGCAACGGGATTAACTCCAAACATTGGTGGGCAACCGGCACTGGCGTAGACATGGAGCTCAGCCAAAGCCTGCAACCGCTTGAGCCGCTGAAGGGCAAACTCAATGTCATCCATGGGCTGTTCAACAAGCAGGCGACGGGTGTCGGAATCCATCCAGGTCAGACGGGGAATATTCTTTCAGGTGCGGCCCTTCAAAAAGGATCCGTCCTGAAAGGCGGCATCAGCCTCGATCAGGTGCTGGCCAACCATTGGGCGGAGCAATCTCCACAGGCCAGTCTCGTCCTGGGATGCGAACAGCCAATCACCGGCTATCACGAAACGAATTTCTCGATGGCTTACAGTTCGCATATCTCCTGGCAAGATGCGAATTCGCCCGTGCCCATGGAAGTTTACCCATCACTCGCATTTGATAGCCTGTTTGATAACCATGGCAGTCGGCGAACACAAAGCATTCTCGATCGCGTGCAAGAGCATGCCAGGCAGATCAAGCGACAAGTCAGTCACCGCGACCAAACCAAATTGGATGAGTACCTGACCAGTGTTCGCGAAGTCGAGAAACAAATCGAGCGAACACGAAAAACAAAAGACGATGCCGACGAACGGGCTCGAAATCGCGGACGTCTCGCCGCGCTGATGAAGCGACCGGACAACGGCCTGCCCGAGGATATTCGCGACCACATGCGGCTGATGTGTGACATCGTCGCACTCGCCTTTCAGACAGACAAAACCCGTGTGGCTTCGGTGCTGCTCTGCCGTGATCTGTCGGGATTGTTTTATCCATTCCTGGACGTGCGCGCGGCACATCATCCGGCGTCACACGACGATTTGTCTGACGCCTACGAACGAGTCTCTCGCTATTACGTCAGCCAGATGGCCTATCTTGCCAGCCGACTCGATGCGATGCCGGAAGGAAACGGCACAGTCTTGGACAATACTTGCCTGATGTTCATCTCAAACATGTGGTCGGGAAGCCAGCATGATTCCACCAAAGTTCCTCTGCTGCTCGCCGGTGGGCTGGGCGGAACACTAAAAACCGGTCGTGTCCTGGACTACGCGGCCTCTGGCGATGACAACCGCAAACTTTGCAGTCTTTATTTGGCTCTCATGAATCGCATGGGAGTGAATCAAACGGAGTTTGGCGACGCCGATCGTCAGCTCGAACACCTGTGA
- a CDS encoding amidohydrolase, with amino-acid sequence MTELFPDLVLFNGRISTQDSSAAEVSALAARDGKVLATGDDAAVLALRGPSTTVVDLQGRRAIPGLNDSHLHLIRGGLNFNLELRWDGVPSLADALRMLAEQAKRTPAPQWVRVVGGWSEFQFAERRMPTLAEVNAAAPDTPVFILHLYDRAILNAAALRAVGYTKDTPDPPGGEIQRDKQGNPTGILIARPNAMILYATLAKGPKLSPSDQINSTRHFMRELNRLGITSVIDAGGGFQNYPDDYAVVEDLHRRGEMTVRVAYNLFTQKPKGEYEDFARWTSMTSPGAGSDFYRMNGAGEMLVFSAADFEDFLEPRPDLNPSMEDELHRVVKLLAEQRWPFRLHATYNESISRFLDVFERVDRDVPFAGLRWFFDHAETVTEQNLERIKTLGGGIAIQHRMAFQGEYFVDRYGAEAATQTPPISKMLSMGIPVGAGTDATRVASFNPWVSLYWLVSGRTVGGLALYPEANRVDRETALRLYTQGSAWMSGEDQTKGRLAVGQLADVAVLSADYFSVPEHEIKGLQSVLTVVGGKIVYANGPFSNLAPKPLPVSPDWSPVGTYGGYYNGIPAALQTRNTVQQAHGTTSHDLFHRIAGCVEGAIYEPFWGTGCSCWAF; translated from the coding sequence TTGACCGAACTGTTCCCCGATCTCGTTCTCTTCAACGGTCGAATTTCGACCCAGGATTCATCGGCTGCGGAAGTTTCCGCACTCGCCGCCCGTGACGGCAAGGTGCTGGCCACGGGTGACGACGCCGCCGTTCTGGCGCTTCGGGGTCCGTCGACCACGGTCGTTGACCTGCAGGGCCGCCGTGCCATTCCTGGACTGAATGATTCGCACCTCCACCTGATCCGCGGTGGCCTCAATTTCAACCTCGAACTGCGTTGGGATGGCGTTCCTTCTCTCGCAGATGCACTGCGAATGCTTGCCGAGCAGGCGAAACGAACGCCAGCGCCGCAGTGGGTTCGAGTCGTCGGGGGATGGAGCGAATTTCAGTTTGCCGAACGACGGATGCCAACCCTGGCAGAGGTGAATGCCGCCGCCCCTGATACGCCCGTTTTTATCCTGCATCTCTATGATCGCGCAATTCTGAACGCCGCGGCCCTGCGTGCGGTGGGATACACGAAAGACACCCCCGATCCGCCGGGCGGTGAAATCCAACGGGACAAACAGGGAAATCCAACCGGGATTCTGATCGCGCGGCCCAATGCCATGATCCTGTATGCGACACTGGCCAAGGGCCCCAAACTGTCACCCAGCGATCAGATCAATTCGACGCGACATTTCATGCGTGAGCTCAACCGCCTGGGGATCACCAGCGTGATCGATGCCGGCGGAGGATTTCAAAACTACCCCGACGACTATGCCGTCGTCGAAGATCTGCATCGCCGCGGCGAAATGACGGTACGCGTTGCCTACAACCTGTTCACGCAGAAACCGAAGGGCGAATACGAAGACTTCGCCCGGTGGACGTCCATGACCAGCCCCGGCGCGGGCAGCGATTTCTATCGCATGAACGGGGCGGGAGAGATGCTTGTCTTCTCTGCGGCCGACTTTGAAGACTTCCTCGAACCGCGCCCCGATCTGAATCCGTCCATGGAAGACGAGCTTCATCGCGTGGTCAAACTTCTCGCCGAACAGCGTTGGCCGTTCCGACTTCACGCGACCTATAACGAATCCATCAGTCGCTTTCTGGATGTCTTCGAACGGGTTGATCGAGACGTCCCGTTTGCCGGATTGCGTTGGTTCTTCGATCATGCCGAGACCGTCACAGAGCAAAATCTCGAACGCATCAAGACCCTCGGCGGGGGAATCGCAATTCAACACCGAATGGCATTTCAGGGTGAGTATTTCGTCGATCGATATGGTGCCGAGGCGGCGACACAGACGCCCCCGATCTCGAAAATGTTGTCGATGGGAATCCCCGTCGGGGCGGGTACCGACGCCACCCGCGTAGCCAGTTTCAACCCGTGGGTCTCGCTCTACTGGCTGGTCAGTGGGCGCACGGTGGGCGGTCTGGCACTTTATCCCGAGGCCAATCGAGTCGACCGCGAAACAGCCCTGCGATTGTATACGCAAGGCTCGGCGTGGATGTCTGGCGAAGATCAGACGAAGGGACGACTCGCCGTGGGCCAGCTTGCCGACGTGGCGGTTCTGTCGGCCGACTATTTCTCCGTGCCGGAACACGAAATCAAAGGCTTGCAATCGGTCCTGACCGTCGTCGGCGGAAAGATTGTCTATGCCAACGGGCCGTTCTCGAACCTGGCACCGAAACCATTGCCCGTTTCACCAGATTGGTCTCCGGTCGGAACATACGGTGGATACTACAACGGAATTCCCGCGGCACTGCAGACCAGAAACACTGTCCAGCAGGCTCACGGAACGACGTCGCATGACTTGTTTCATCGGATCGCGGGCTGTGTCGAAGGTGCGATTTACGAACCATTCTGGGGAACGGGTTGCTCGTGCTGGGCGTTCTAA
- a CDS encoding MFS transporter — protein sequence MHDMNDDPTSDSNSAPVSAYAPLQRPVFRALWIASVASNLGTWLQNVGAAWLMTSLSPSPMMVAFVQAATTLPVFILAIPAGALADVVDRKRLLLIAQAWMLLAATILSAATFFNVMTPWLLLALTFALGVGFALNAPAWQAIIPELVPRSEVPAAVALNGVSMNASRAVGPAIGGLLVAAAGPAAAFLLNAISFVGVFAVLFSWRRSTKDSALPSERLVGALRVGIRYVRNAPQFQAILVRAAAFVTGASGLWALLPLLARTHADWGPLGYGVMLGAVGAGAVIGTILLPSVRNRVNADLIALGGSLVYAAGAALLTIAPGVWTSCLVLLPCGAAWLAVLTEFSSSAQSLLPAWVRARALSVYLLVFFGGMSAGSMIWGGLANIIGAQQSLAASAAWMVLGAATYAFYRLPSGPPPEVEPSHHWPEAPIVPNAAHDHGPVLVTVEYHILQKSAALFRSAVLQLRSARLRDGAIRWDLFQDAENHERFVEAFLVESWAEHLRQHERVTHDDRALERAARAFHVGDQPPKVTHLVAATGPFDNHHAESRPCP from the coding sequence ATGCACGACATGAATGATGATCCGACGAGCGACAGCAATAGCGCACCCGTGTCCGCGTATGCCCCGCTTCAACGCCCCGTCTTTCGTGCACTTTGGATCGCCTCCGTCGCTTCCAACTTGGGAACATGGCTGCAGAACGTGGGCGCGGCATGGCTGATGACGAGCCTCAGCCCCTCGCCCATGATGGTCGCTTTCGTTCAGGCGGCAACGACATTGCCCGTGTTCATTCTCGCGATTCCTGCGGGCGCACTGGCGGATGTCGTCGACCGCAAGCGGTTGCTCTTGATTGCTCAGGCCTGGATGCTTCTGGCCGCCACGATCCTGTCGGCCGCCACATTCTTCAATGTCATGACGCCATGGCTGCTGTTGGCGCTGACCTTCGCACTTGGCGTGGGATTCGCGCTGAATGCGCCGGCATGGCAGGCCATCATCCCGGAACTCGTCCCTCGATCGGAAGTGCCGGCGGCCGTGGCCCTCAACGGCGTCTCGATGAACGCCTCACGCGCAGTCGGTCCCGCGATCGGCGGACTCCTGGTCGCGGCCGCAGGTCCCGCCGCCGCATTCCTTTTGAATGCGATCTCGTTTGTGGGCGTGTTCGCCGTCCTCTTTTCCTGGCGCCGGTCCACAAAAGATTCGGCCCTTCCCTCCGAACGACTTGTCGGCGCCCTTCGTGTGGGAATTCGATACGTTCGCAATGCACCGCAGTTTCAGGCGATCCTGGTGCGCGCAGCCGCCTTCGTGACGGGTGCGAGTGGCTTGTGGGCGCTGTTGCCACTCTTAGCACGGACGCACGCAGATTGGGGACCACTCGGATACGGTGTCATGCTCGGTGCGGTTGGCGCAGGGGCCGTGATCGGAACAATCTTGTTGCCATCAGTCCGGAATCGCGTCAACGCCGATCTGATTGCCTTGGGCGGCTCGCTGGTCTATGCAGCGGGCGCGGCCCTACTGACGATCGCCCCTGGGGTGTGGACCAGTTGTCTCGTCTTACTCCCCTGCGGCGCCGCCTGGCTCGCAGTTCTAACCGAATTCAGTTCGTCTGCTCAAAGCCTGCTTCCCGCCTGGGTACGAGCGCGTGCATTGTCGGTGTATCTGCTCGTGTTCTTTGGCGGCATGTCCGCGGGCAGCATGATCTGGGGCGGACTCGCCAACATTATCGGCGCCCAACAATCACTCGCCGCCTCTGCTGCGTGGATGGTTCTTGGTGCCGCAACCTACGCATTCTATCGATTGCCATCAGGCCCCCCTCCCGAAGTCGAACCATCGCATCACTGGCCCGAGGCACCAATCGTGCCAAACGCCGCACACGATCATGGTCCCGTGCTGGTGACCGTCGAATATCACATCCTGCAGAAATCGGCGGCCCTTTTTCGCAGTGCGGTCTTGCAACTTCGGTCTGCCCGCCTGCGGGATGGAGCCATCCGCTGGGACCTGTTTCAAGATGCGGAAAATCACGAGCGATTCGTTGAAGCCTTTCTCGTCGAATCCTGGGCTGAACACCTTCGACAACACGAGCGGGTCACACACGACGATCGAGCCCTCGAACGTGCTGCCCGTGCATTCCATGTGGGTGATCAACCGCCTAAAGTGACCCATCTTGTCGCAGCGACGGGTCCGTTCGACAACCACCACGCCGAGTCTCGACCGTGCCCTTGA
- a CDS encoding M17 family peptidase N-terminal domain-containing protein, which produces MKITLNLISWIALTSMSLGLCAADSAPPETKLSGPKGLPIIVRMQGPYDADVALQVVCYFQRTETSDTRLAGAPVELDKHLGGLIAAVRERGEFRGDEMETFLIQAPENSIKARQLLLIGLGEEKSLSLERMERVGRTALREALRLGATRVAFAPLIKDAGNNTLPAGQVETAVVRGMLLALDTEQRLQAQGLSKPAALESWVVEAGPKFYDETIAGVTAAIAEANADIAKRSTRPYSSKSK; this is translated from the coding sequence GTGAAGATCACCCTGAATCTCATCAGTTGGATCGCCCTTACCTCGATGTCGTTGGGTCTCTGCGCCGCAGATTCGGCCCCACCCGAGACCAAGTTATCGGGCCCCAAAGGACTACCGATCATCGTCCGTATGCAGGGGCCCTACGATGCCGACGTTGCCCTGCAGGTTGTCTGCTACTTCCAGCGAACCGAGACCTCTGACACGCGACTCGCAGGAGCGCCCGTGGAACTCGACAAACACCTGGGGGGACTCATCGCGGCCGTGCGCGAGCGGGGCGAATTTCGCGGCGATGAAATGGAGACATTCCTCATTCAGGCTCCAGAAAACTCAATCAAGGCCAGGCAATTGCTGCTGATTGGACTCGGTGAAGAAAAATCACTGTCGCTCGAACGCATGGAACGCGTGGGACGAACGGCCCTTCGTGAAGCACTACGGCTCGGAGCAACTCGCGTCGCCTTCGCACCGTTGATCAAAGATGCGGGAAACAACACTCTTCCCGCCGGTCAGGTGGAAACGGCCGTCGTACGCGGCATGCTACTGGCACTCGACACGGAACAACGTCTCCAGGCACAAGGTCTCTCCAAACCGGCAGCGCTTGAATCCTGGGTGGTTGAAGCGGGACCGAAGTTCTACGACGAAACCATCGCCGGTGTCACCGCCGCAATTGCCGAAGCAAATGCCGACATCGCCAAACGTTCCACACGGCCCTACTCGTCGAAAAGCAAATAG
- a CDS encoding hydrolase translates to MSKPILSLLDPTNCAVIFIDHQPQMTFGVANIDRQTLVNNTLVLAKAAKIFNVPVILTTVETESFSGHMWPQITELFPGNTPIERTSMNSWEDKKFVQAVEKTGRKKLVIAALWTEVCLTFPAIQAMQAGYEVYAVEDASGGTSEVAHRAAMDRVVQAGAAPVTALQVLLEFQRDWAKRDTYDAVMGLVLQHCGAYGQGVEYAYTMVHKQPPYPVRLKSDH, encoded by the coding sequence ATGTCGAAACCGATCCTCAGCCTGCTCGATCCCACAAACTGCGCGGTAATCTTCATCGATCACCAGCCGCAAATGACCTTCGGCGTCGCCAATATTGACCGGCAAACACTCGTCAACAATACGCTGGTCCTCGCGAAAGCCGCCAAAATCTTCAACGTGCCGGTCATTCTGACCACCGTCGAGACCGAAAGTTTTTCGGGACATATGTGGCCCCAAATTACCGAACTGTTTCCCGGAAACACTCCGATCGAACGAACGAGTATGAACTCATGGGAAGACAAGAAGTTTGTGCAGGCGGTCGAGAAAACCGGACGTAAGAAGCTGGTCATCGCGGCCCTCTGGACCGAAGTCTGCCTCACGTTTCCCGCCATCCAGGCGATGCAAGCCGGTTACGAAGTCTATGCAGTTGAAGATGCCTCTGGCGGGACGAGCGAAGTCGCCCATCGCGCAGCCATGGACCGGGTTGTCCAAGCCGGCGCAGCCCCCGTCACCGCGCTACAAGTGTTGCTGGAATTTCAGCGCGACTGGGCCAAACGAGACACCTACGACGCCGTCATGGGGCTGGTCCTGCAGCACTGCGGCGCCTACGGACAAGGTGTCGAGTACGCATACACCATGGTTCACAAGCAGCCCCCCTACCCCGTCCGCTTGAAATCGGATCATTAG
- a CDS encoding GAF domain-containing sensor histidine kinase, with amino-acid sequence MPADHEQRRSSQHREAISSAAFADHSHLQRSEVERFHFTLQENASRLVQGSDLQEFLVHTLSSGAALLKADIAQIFVFNADDKTFEFMAGVRDGQTQIGLRPDEPQYLQRFSATICPAYRQFLDSGMSTILADDARSLHLPEELAVWFDSVGVKEWLSMMLLAGGEPVGFMGMAFFSKPTFNSSEWELAHALANQAALGMQLIRLTDQASRAAVAEERNRLAREIHDTMGQEFAGISLHLETARQTLGRNPDKARECIDEAIALARHGLSEVRRSIWGLRPPDLEGVDLPSAIRQFVDRIRNPESPRIDVEVLGPLRSLPPAVETELFRIVQEALNNSLKHGHAQWIRISLECSNRLVKITIADNGRGFTPTTEHLPRGFGLISMRERADRIGASFSMASVPGEGTDVSVELPLQAENEVTLE; translated from the coding sequence ATGCCAGCCGATCACGAACAGCGACGTTCGTCCCAGCATCGCGAAGCGATTTCGTCCGCCGCATTTGCAGATCACTCGCATCTTCAGCGTTCTGAGGTCGAGCGTTTTCATTTCACGCTGCAAGAAAATGCAAGTCGCCTGGTCCAGGGCAGCGATCTACAGGAATTCCTCGTCCATACACTGTCGAGCGGCGCGGCGTTACTAAAAGCGGATATTGCCCAAATCTTCGTCTTCAACGCGGACGACAAAACCTTTGAATTCATGGCGGGCGTTCGTGATGGACAGACGCAAATCGGGCTTCGCCCCGACGAACCGCAGTACCTGCAACGATTTTCGGCGACCATCTGCCCCGCCTATCGGCAGTTTCTCGACAGTGGCATGTCAACCATTCTGGCCGACGACGCGCGCAGTTTACATCTGCCCGAAGAACTCGCCGTCTGGTTCGACTCGGTTGGGGTCAAAGAGTGGCTCAGCATGATGCTTTTGGCGGGCGGTGAACCCGTCGGGTTCATGGGAATGGCATTCTTTTCCAAACCAACATTCAATTCCTCGGAATGGGAACTCGCCCACGCTCTGGCCAACCAGGCCGCATTGGGAATGCAACTCATTCGCTTAACGGACCAGGCCAGCCGTGCCGCCGTTGCCGAGGAACGCAATCGCCTCGCGCGAGAGATTCACGATACCATGGGGCAAGAGTTTGCCGGAATCAGCCTGCATCTCGAGACTGCACGACAGACCCTTGGTCGAAACCCAGACAAAGCACGTGAATGCATTGATGAAGCGATTGCCCTTGCACGACACGGACTTTCTGAAGTGCGCCGTTCCATCTGGGGCCTTAGGCCGCCTGATCTGGAAGGCGTCGACTTGCCCTCGGCGATCCGACAATTCGTCGATCGAATCCGGAACCCGGAATCGCCTCGAATCGATGTCGAAGTGTTGGGACCGCTTCGCTCGTTGCCGCCCGCTGTCGAAACGGAACTGTTTCGCATCGTGCAAGAGGCACTCAATAACAGCCTGAAACATGGCCACGCGCAATGGATTCGAATTTCGCTCGAATGTTCAAATCGGCTCGTTAAGATCACAATCGCTGACAACGGTCGGGGATTCACGCCGACGACGGAACACCTGCCACGTGGCTTTGGCCTCATCAGCATGCGCGAGCGTGCCGATCGCATTGGCGCGTCCTTCTCAATGGCCAGCGTTCCCGGTGAAGGAACCGACGTCTCTGTCGAACTGCCGCTTCAGGCAGAGAATGAGGTGACTCTTGAATGA
- a CDS encoding alginate export family protein, producing the protein MLRHCRFHCGAIVVGLLIPLVSAAQGPETDVTSSVPFPTQTQQTTQEAGTSSSSSAADAPQLGPGQSALSGSNNRAGPNHPAYKVLRYDEDFSYLRDPAKQTDFWDPLKFIPFGESNDHFITLGGEVREWFESYHNDGFGAGPANAAGYNTYFLQRYMLHSDIHLGSNWRVFLQSISGSEEGRIGGPRPDIDNNTFDIHQGFVDWIWSGDESNNLTWRIGRQEFRYGSGRLIDVREGPNLRRSFDAIRALAKVGDWSIDAWWSKPVENNPNIFDDIPDPSVSFWGLYGTGPVAADNRLSLDLYYLGFHNQDGMFNQKSGDELRHSVGTRVWGRPMPWEYNLEYVYQFGQFGSGRISAWTAANAVRYNFSDAPLKPAVGIRFDVASGDQNAQSANLQTFNPLFPSGAYFNLAGPFGPLNIIDLHPTLDLTLSETWKLSADWNFFWRESLQDGVYRLSGSEIASGQASNARYIGSSPSITAVWTPQPHVTVLISYVHVFPGQFLTDATPGQPLDFVTGWLTYKF; encoded by the coding sequence ATGTTGCGACACTGTCGCTTTCATTGCGGCGCGATCGTTGTCGGCCTGCTGATCCCTCTCGTCAGCGCCGCCCAAGGGCCTGAAACGGATGTGACTTCTTCTGTTCCATTTCCGACTCAGACGCAGCAGACCACGCAGGAAGCCGGCACATCAAGCAGTTCATCGGCCGCCGACGCGCCTCAGCTCGGCCCGGGCCAAAGTGCACTCTCTGGATCAAACAATCGGGCGGGTCCCAACCACCCGGCATATAAGGTGCTTCGTTACGACGAAGACTTTTCGTATCTGCGAGACCCCGCAAAGCAGACTGACTTCTGGGACCCGCTCAAGTTCATCCCTTTTGGCGAAAGCAACGATCACTTCATCACGCTTGGCGGTGAAGTGCGTGAATGGTTCGAGTCCTATCACAATGATGGATTCGGAGCCGGCCCGGCGAATGCAGCAGGTTACAACACGTATTTTCTGCAGCGTTATATGTTGCACTCGGACATTCACCTCGGGTCAAATTGGCGCGTCTTTCTTCAGTCCATTAGCGGATCGGAAGAGGGACGAATCGGCGGACCACGCCCGGATATCGACAACAACACGTTCGATATCCATCAGGGCTTCGTAGATTGGATCTGGTCCGGCGACGAATCCAACAATCTCACGTGGCGCATCGGCCGTCAGGAATTTCGTTATGGCAGCGGTCGCCTGATCGACGTCCGCGAAGGCCCAAACTTGCGGCGATCATTTGATGCTATCCGGGCCCTGGCGAAAGTCGGTGACTGGTCGATTGACGCCTGGTGGTCGAAACCCGTCGAAAACAACCCCAACATATTCGACGACATCCCCGATCCCTCCGTGTCTTTTTGGGGACTTTACGGGACAGGACCAGTTGCCGCTGACAACCGGCTCAGTCTCGATCTGTACTACCTGGGATTTCACAATCAGGACGGGATGTTTAATCAAAAATCCGGCGACGAGCTGCGTCATTCGGTGGGGACAAGGGTCTGGGGCCGACCGATGCCCTGGGAATACAATCTCGAGTACGTCTATCAATTCGGCCAGTTCGGTTCCGGACGAATTAGTGCATGGACCGCCGCCAACGCCGTGCGCTACAACTTTTCGGACGCGCCTCTCAAACCCGCCGTCGGAATTCGATTTGACGTGGCGAGCGGGGATCAGAATGCCCAGTCGGCAAACCTTCAAACGTTCAATCCGCTTTTCCCTTCAGGAGCCTACTTCAACCTGGCCGGCCCCTTCGGCCCCTTGAACATCATTGATCTTCATCCCACGCTCGACTTGACCCTCAGTGAAACGTGGAAGCTGTCCGCAGACTGGAACTTCTTCTGGCGCGAGTCCCTGCAGGATGGTGTGTATCGCTTATCTGGATCTGAAATCGCCAGCGGACAGGCCAGCAATGCCCGGTATATCGGCTCGAGCCCCTCGATCACGGCAGTCTGGACGCCGCAGCCTCATGTGACCGTACTGATCAGCTACGTCCATGTCTTTCCGGGGCAGTTTCTTACCGATGCGACTCCGGGACAGCCACTCGATTTCGTCACCGGCTGGCTCACCTACAAGTTTTGA